In Candidatus Binatia bacterium, the genomic stretch ACGGATAGTCTTCAAACCTCGGCGGGTGAAGAGCCTCAGGAGCTCGTTGCGCAGCAGCGCACGCGCAACTCATCATCACAGCGCTCGCTACGGCATATCGGATCGAGTTCTTCATTCGGTGCGGCAAGCTCTCTGGTTGAAGCGCGGCCGTTCCTCTCCGTCAGAATGTTCGCTGATCGGCGGCGGGAATGGAATTCGTCCATCCCGCAGCCGATCCGACAGGTCCGCAATCAAAGCGCCGAGTCGCTGGTCGTGGCCCCGACATCGCCACCTGCGGCAGCGGAACCTGACCGATGACCGCGAAGCACCTGACGATGAGTCGGCTGCAGGTGGCCGCATTCGGACGCGCACGAGGCTCGTGGCATGAGCTATGCCCGGGAAGGCGGAAGTTGGCGCGGTTGGAAATGGGAAACCCCAGGTTTATCAGCCCCTTAGGCCCTCGTGTGCCGGCGGGCGCGGAATGGGCTACGGGTGGTCGAGGTTTGCCGCACGGCGGCGTTGACGAAACATGGAAGCCCCCGATCCCAATGCTGCGATGTTCAACATCCCGAACATCCTGACGCTGGCGCGCATCCTGGCCGTGCCGCTGTTCCTCTCGCTGCTCGTCGAAGGACAGAACGACGCGGCGCTGGCGGTGTTCATCGCTGCCGGCATCACCGATGCGATCGACGGCATGATCGCGCGTATGTGGAACCTTCGCACCGAGCTCGGCGCGCACATGGATCCGCTTGCCGACAAGCTGCTCGTCGTCAGCTCCTTCATCGCGCTCGGGATCATGGGGCTGGTGCCGAGGCCGCTCATGATCGTCGTCATCACCCGCGACGTCGTGATCCTCGGAGGTTTCCTGCTGACGGCGGCCGTCGTCGGCAAGTCGATGGAGATGGCACCGTCCCTCTCGGGAAAGCTGACGACGTTCACGCAGCTGTTGTCCGTGACGCTGGTGCTGCTCGACCAGGCCACGTGGTGCGACATCCCGCACGTGTGGCTGAACGTCGTGTTCGTGGCCACGGGACTGGCCAGCTTCGTGTCGGGTAGCGGTTACGTGCTGCGCGGCATGCGT encodes the following:
- a CDS encoding CDP-alcohol phosphatidyltransferase family protein; the protein is MEAPDPNAAMFNIPNILTLARILAVPLFLSLLVEGQNDAALAVFIAAGITDAIDGMIARMWNLRTELGAHMDPLADKLLVVSSFIALGIMGLVPRPLMIVVITRDVVILGGFLLTAAVVGKSMEMAPSLSGKLTTFTQLLSVTLVLLDQATWCDIPHVWLNVVFVATGLASFVSGSGYVLRGMRWYAASGPEA